In Gossypium arboreum isolate Shixiya-1 chromosome 6, ASM2569848v2, whole genome shotgun sequence, the following are encoded in one genomic region:
- the LOC108486569 gene encoding ubiquitin-conjugating enzyme E2 34-like, translating to MAEKSCVKRLQKEYRALCKEPVSHVVARPSPNDILEWHYVLEGSEGTPFAGGYYYGKIKFPPEYPYKPPGITMITPNGRFMTQKKICLSMSDFHPESWNPMWSVSSILTGLLSFMMDNSPTTGSVNTTVSEKLRLAKASLAFNCKNPTFRKLFPEYVDKHNKQQQLVSEHLSPESPQGENSKPETEKVVNSSGKDVKKVDTLRNTRRNQKQSFPTWMMLLLVSIFGIVMALPLLQL from the exons ATGGCGGAGAAATCGTGTGTTAAGCGCCTTCAGAAAGAATATAGAGCACTTTGTAAG GAACCAGTTTCTCATGTTGTTGCTCGTCCATCCCCAAATGACATTCTTGAGTGGC ATTATGTGCTGGAAGGGAGTGAAGGAACGCCTTTTGCAG GTGGGTATTATTATGGAAAGATCAAGTTCCCTCCAGAGTATCCCTACAAACCTCCTGGAATCAC GATGATCACCCCCAATGGACGGTTTATGACACAGAAGAAAATATGCTTGTCCATGAGTGATT TTCATCCAGAAAGTTGGAACCCTATGTGGTCTGTATCTAG CATACTTACCGGGCTTCTCTCTTTCATG ATGGATAATAGTCCTACCACTGGCAGTGTGAACACTACTGTTTCTGAAAAGCTACGCTTGGCAAAGGCATCCCTTGCATTTAATTGTAAAAA CCCCACATTCAGAAAACTGTTTCCGGAGTATGTGGATAAGCACAACAAGCAGCAGCAGCTTGTGTCAGAGCATTTATCACCAGAATCACCTCAAGGAGAAAATTCTAAACCCGAGACTGAAAAAGTTGTTAACTCTTCAGGGAAAGATGTTAAAAAAGTAGATACCCTCAGGAATACACGAAGAAACCAGAAACAGTCTTTCCCGACGTGGATGATGTTGTTGCTTGTTTCCATCTTTGGTATTGTAATGGCGTTGCCACTGCTTCAACTTTGA